In Salisediminibacterium beveridgei, one DNA window encodes the following:
- the argS gene encoding arginine--tRNA ligase produces the protein MSQVEQVKEQLKTALVQAVVEAGLATEEDVPAVEIETPKDKSHGDYASNIAMQLARVAKKAPKQIAEDIVTYLNKDQAAVENVEVAGPGFLNFTMKKDFLAEIVKTVLDKGGQYGETDVGQGKKVQVEFVSANPTGTLHLGHARGAAVGDALSHILTKAGFDVTREYYINDAGNQIDNLTLSLEARYLQGLGEDVAMPEDGYQGKDIIGFAEELVETYGDRFKNADPASRQSFFREFGLKRELDKLKQDLEDYRVGFDVWFSETSLYEDGLVEAILGELKERGKTFDHEGATWFRSTEFGDDKDRVLVKGDGTYTYLTPDIAYHNDKFKRGFDEVINIWGADHHGYIPRMKAAVQALGYKEEQLSVQIIQMVNLYENGEKVKMSKRTGKAVTMRDLMEEVGIDATRYFFAMRAADTHLDFDLDLAKSQSNENPVFYVQYAHARICSMIRQATDKGYTVNPDADLSLLTSDKEHDLMKKMGEFPEVVADAATRRLPHRITNYVHELAQALHSFYNAEKVLTDDEALTKARLALVEAVRITLSNGLKLVGVQAPERM, from the coding sequence ATGAGTCAAGTAGAACAGGTGAAAGAACAGCTCAAGACCGCGCTCGTTCAGGCAGTGGTGGAAGCAGGCCTTGCCACGGAAGAAGACGTGCCGGCAGTGGAAATTGAAACGCCGAAGGACAAATCGCACGGGGATTATGCATCAAACATTGCCATGCAACTGGCGAGGGTGGCGAAAAAAGCCCCGAAACAGATCGCCGAAGACATCGTTACGTATTTGAACAAGGATCAGGCCGCGGTGGAGAACGTGGAAGTGGCAGGCCCCGGCTTTTTGAATTTTACGATGAAGAAAGATTTTCTGGCTGAGATTGTGAAAACGGTCCTCGACAAAGGCGGACAATACGGTGAAACCGATGTGGGGCAAGGCAAAAAAGTGCAGGTGGAGTTCGTCTCCGCCAATCCGACGGGCACACTTCATCTCGGTCACGCCCGCGGTGCGGCTGTCGGTGACGCCCTTTCCCATATCCTCACCAAAGCGGGCTTTGATGTGACGCGGGAATACTACATCAACGATGCCGGGAACCAGATCGATAATCTGACCTTGTCTCTTGAAGCCCGGTATTTGCAGGGGCTTGGTGAAGACGTGGCGATGCCGGAAGACGGCTATCAGGGAAAAGACATCATCGGCTTTGCCGAAGAGCTGGTGGAAACGTATGGTGATCGCTTCAAGAATGCGGACCCAGCGAGCCGCCAGTCGTTTTTCCGTGAATTCGGTCTGAAGCGGGAGCTTGACAAACTGAAGCAAGATCTTGAAGACTACCGCGTTGGTTTTGACGTGTGGTTTTCCGAAACGTCTCTGTATGAGGACGGACTGGTGGAAGCGATTCTCGGCGAGTTGAAAGAGCGGGGCAAAACGTTCGACCACGAAGGGGCCACCTGGTTTCGTTCAACAGAATTCGGGGACGATAAAGACCGTGTCCTCGTCAAGGGTGACGGCACATACACCTATCTCACGCCGGACATTGCCTACCACAACGATAAATTCAAGCGCGGCTTTGACGAAGTCATCAACATCTGGGGCGCGGATCATCACGGCTACATCCCACGGATGAAAGCGGCGGTTCAGGCTCTTGGGTACAAGGAAGAGCAGTTGAGCGTGCAGATCATTCAGATGGTGAATCTGTATGAAAACGGTGAGAAGGTCAAGATGAGTAAACGGACCGGTAAAGCCGTCACGATGCGTGACCTGATGGAAGAAGTCGGCATTGATGCCACGCGCTATTTCTTCGCGATGCGCGCAGCGGACACCCACCTGGATTTTGACCTGGATCTGGCCAAGTCCCAGTCCAATGAAAACCCTGTGTTCTATGTGCAGTACGCCCACGCGAGAATCTGCAGTATGATCCGTCAGGCCACAGACAAGGGATACACCGTTAATCCGGATGCGGATCTCTCCCTTTTGACGTCGGATAAAGAACATGATCTCATGAAAAAAATGGGTGAATTTCCGGAAGTCGTAGCCGATGCCGCGACGCGAAGATTGCCGCACCGCATCACCAATTATGTGCACGAGCTCGCACAAGCGCTGCACAGCTTTTACAATGCGGAGAAAGTGCTCACAGACGATGAAGCACTGACGAAGGCCCGCCTCGCTCTTGTGGAGGCCGTTCGCATCACCCTCAGCAATGGCCTGAAGCTGGTCGGGGTCCAGGCACCGGAAAGAATGTAA
- a CDS encoding DUF1934 domain-containing protein: protein MTKTEERVAIRMVTHISDGDRREKHTMDAVGQLMTGSGLLVLRFEEPSETDDIPTSQHIKCTGTEMTVRRHGQISMNQRFVEGVTTEGVYQTPEIRMPMETTTRHLTHEWDTHEQKGEIQLSYDLVLQGEATGRYDMTIKIEEATRL from the coding sequence ATGACGAAGACAGAAGAGCGAGTCGCCATCCGGATGGTGACACACATTTCCGACGGGGACCGCAGGGAAAAGCATACGATGGATGCGGTGGGACAACTCATGACCGGCTCAGGCCTGCTGGTGCTTCGATTTGAGGAACCGTCAGAAACGGATGACATACCCACTTCACAGCACATTAAGTGTACCGGTACGGAAATGACCGTCCGGCGCCATGGCCAGATCTCGATGAACCAGCGTTTCGTTGAAGGGGTGACGACCGAAGGTGTGTATCAAACGCCTGAGATCCGGATGCCGATGGAAACGACGACACGGCATCTGACCCATGAGTGGGATACCCATGAACAAAAGGGTGAAATCCAGTTAAGCTATGACCTCGTGCTTCAGGGCGAAGCAACGGGACGTTACGATATGACGATCAAGATCGAGGAGGCGACACGTTTATGA
- a CDS encoding cupin domain-containing protein, which yields MTETELAKQIRSSRNNVGLTLKDLSERTGLSVSFLSQVERGTSSPAISSLKKIADGLSVPITSFFTPEHNTTYTTVSGERRSFRIDESPAKYMRLSGNFSTRTMESLIVTLDPGATDKMFQHIGEEVHYILEGRVSYIIDSESYHLESGDSIHFPSDRPHTWRNPSKDECAKILTVVTPKIF from the coding sequence ATGACAGAAACCGAACTCGCGAAACAGATCCGTTCGTCAAGGAACAATGTCGGTTTGACATTGAAGGACCTCAGTGAACGAACCGGGCTGTCGGTCAGTTTCCTCTCCCAGGTCGAACGGGGGACGTCATCACCAGCGATCAGCTCACTGAAAAAGATCGCCGATGGCCTCAGTGTACCGATCACGAGCTTTTTCACACCGGAACACAATACCACTTACACAACGGTTTCCGGTGAACGGCGCTCGTTTCGCATCGATGAGTCACCTGCAAAATATATGCGCCTGAGCGGAAATTTTTCCACCCGGACGATGGAGTCGCTGATTGTGACCCTGGACCCCGGGGCAACGGACAAAATGTTTCAGCATATCGGGGAAGAGGTGCACTATATTCTCGAGGGCCGGGTCAGCTACATCATAGACAGCGAGTCTTATCATTTGGAGAGCGGGGATTCGATCCATTTCCCATCGGACCGCCCTCACACGTGGCGCAACCCGAGTAAGGATGAGTGTGCAAAGATCCTCACTGTTGTGACACCGAAAATTTTTTGA
- a CDS encoding ABC transporter ATP-binding protein: protein MSTNDQISRQEQDSTTKTPLLELRNVKKYFDVTEAWFSRKREYLRAVDGVNLKVYEGETLGVVGESGCGKSTTGNLIVRLLEPTEGEILFNGEDLAKMGGEELRQKRKDIQMIFQDPFSSLNPRMRVFELIAEPLRTHKTHSGSAIKERVYELMDVVGLSREMAERFPHEFSGGQRQRIGIARALALNPKLIVCDEPVSALDVSIQSQILNLLQKLQKELNLTLVFIAHGLPAVKHISDRIAVMYLGKVVELTTREKLFAKPMHPYTEGLLSAVPIPDPEVRHQRERVVLKGDIPSPVNPPSGCSFHTRCPFADEKCKTDEPEFEEIEPEHFVACHYPLESGQGILAGSSGEKGEE from the coding sequence ATGTCGACGAACGACCAGATCTCACGGCAGGAGCAGGATTCTACAACAAAAACACCACTGCTTGAACTGCGGAATGTGAAAAAATACTTTGACGTCACCGAAGCCTGGTTCTCCCGGAAACGGGAATACCTCCGGGCCGTGGACGGTGTCAATCTGAAGGTGTATGAAGGAGAAACCCTCGGTGTGGTGGGTGAGTCCGGTTGCGGTAAGAGTACAACCGGCAACCTCATCGTCCGCCTCCTCGAACCCACAGAAGGGGAAATCCTTTTCAACGGGGAAGACCTGGCGAAAATGGGTGGCGAAGAACTCAGGCAGAAGCGCAAGGATATCCAGATGATCTTCCAGGATCCGTTCTCGTCTTTGAATCCCAGGATGCGCGTATTCGAACTGATTGCCGAGCCCCTTCGTACGCACAAGACCCATTCAGGGAGTGCGATAAAAGAGCGTGTGTATGAGCTGATGGATGTGGTGGGGTTGAGCCGGGAGATGGCTGAACGGTTTCCCCATGAATTCAGTGGGGGTCAAAGGCAGCGGATCGGAATTGCCCGGGCGCTTGCTTTGAACCCGAAACTGATTGTCTGTGATGAACCGGTATCGGCTCTCGATGTGTCGATTCAGTCGCAGATTCTCAACCTGCTGCAAAAACTGCAAAAGGAGTTGAATCTGACCCTGGTCTTCATCGCTCACGGCTTACCGGCTGTGAAGCACATCAGTGACCGGATTGCGGTGATGTACCTCGGGAAAGTCGTTGAACTGACGACGAGGGAGAAGCTGTTTGCCAAACCGATGCATCCGTATACCGAAGGACTCTTGTCCGCTGTGCCAATCCCGGATCCGGAAGTTCGCCATCAGCGCGAGCGTGTCGTATTGAAAGGGGATATTCCAAGTCCCGTCAATCCGCCGTCCGGGTGCAGTTTCCATACCCGTTGTCCGTTTGCGGATGAGAAGTGTAAAACCGATGAACCGGAGTTCGAAGAAATTGAACCGGAGCACTTTGTCGCGTGTCATTACCCACTCGAGAGCGGTCAGGGGATTTTGGCCGGCAGCTCGGGTGAGAAGGGGGAGGAATGA